One part of the Muntiacus reevesi chromosome 18, mMunRee1.1, whole genome shotgun sequence genome encodes these proteins:
- the ANKRD13B gene encoding ankyrin repeat domain-containing protein 13B has translation MIPANASARKGPEGKYPLHYLVWHNRHRELEKEVRAGQVDIEQLDPRGRTPLHLATTLGHLECARVLLAHGADVGRENRSGWTVLQEAVSTRDLELVQLVLRYRDYQRVVKRLAGIPVLLEKLRQAQDFYVEMKWEFTSWVPLVSKICPSDTYKVWKSGQNLRVDTTLLGFDHMTWQRGNRSFIFRGQDASAVVMEIDHDRRVVYTETLALAGQDRELLLAAAQPTEEQVLSRLTAPVVTTQLDTKNISFERNKTGILGWRSEKTEMVNGYEAKVYGASNVELITRTRTEHLSEQHKGKVKGCKTPLQSFLGIAEQHGGPQNGTLITQTLSQANPTAITAEEYFNPNFELGNRDMGRPMELTTKTQKFKAKLWLCEEHPLSLCEQVAPIIDLMAVSNALFAKLRDFITLRLPPGFPVKIEIPIFHILNARITFGNLNGCDEPVPLVRGSPSSETPSPGSDSSSVSSSSSTTSCRGCEISPALFEAPRGYSVLGGQREATTRDDDDDLLQFAIQQSLLEAGSEYDQVTIWEALTNSKPGTHPMSYEGRRQDRSAPPTPQRQPVPRAALASVPSPRPSPRPGPGGHVFRSYDEQLRLAMELSAQEQEERRRRARQEEEELERILRLSLTEQ, from the exons GTGGACATTGAGCAGCTGGATCCCCGTGGGCGGACTCCCCTGCACTTGGCCACCACCCTGGGGCACCTCGAGTGTGCCCGCGTGCTCCTGGCGCACGGCGCAGACGTAGGCAGGGAGAATCGCAGCGGCTGGACAG tgcTTCAGGAAGCTGTGAGTACCCGGGACCTGGAGCTGGTGCAGCTGGTGCTACGGTACCGGGACTACCAGCGGGTGGTGAAGCGGCTGGCGGGCATCCCCGTGCTCCTGGAGAAGCTGCGCCAG GCCCAGGACTTCTACGTGGAGATGAAATGGGAGTTCACCAGCTGGG TGCCCTTGGTGTCCAAGATCTGCCCCAGTGACACCTACAAAGTGTGGAAGAGTGGACAGAACCTTCGGGTAGACACCACACTCCTGGGCTTTGACCACATGACGTGGCAGCGAGGGAACCGCAGCTTCATCTTCAGGGGCCAAG ACGCGAGTGCAGTGGTTATGGAGATTGACCACGACCGCCGGGTGGTGTACACGGAGACCCTGGCTCTGGCCGGGCAGGACCGTGAGCTGTTGCTGGCTGCTGCCCAGCCCACGGAGGAGCAGGTGCTGAGCCGGCTCACTGCACCTGTTGTCACCACGCAACTGGACACCAAGAACATCTCCTTTGAGAG GAACAAGACAGGCATCCTGGGCTGGCGCAGTGAGAAGACCGAGATGGTGAATGGCTATGAAGCCAAG GTATATGGGGCATCCAATGTGGAGCTCATCACCCGGACACGGACAGAGCATCTTTCAGAACAGCACAAGGGCAAGGTCAAAG GCTGTAAGACACCTCTGCAGTCCTTCCTGGGAATTGCTGAGCAGCATGGGGGCCCCCAAAACGGG ACCCTGATCACTCAGACCCTGAGCCAAGCCAATCCCACTGCCATCACCGCAGAAGAGTACTTCAACCCCAACTTTGAGCTTGGAAACCGCGACATGGGTCGCCCCATGGAACTGACCACCAAAACACAGAA GTTCAAGGCCAAGCTGTGGCTGTGTGAGGAGCACCCCCTGTCCCTGTGTGAGCAGGTGGCCCCCATCATTGACCTCATGGCCGTCAGCAACGCACTTTTCGCCAAGCTCCGGGATTTCATCACCCTGCGCCTGCCTCCGGGATTCCCCGTCAAGATTG AAATTCCGATTTTCCACATCCTCAACGCCCGCATCACCTTCGGGAACCTCAATGGCTGTGACGAGCCGGTGCCGTTGGTGCGAGGCAGCCCTAGCAGCGAGACCCCTTCCCCAGGCAGCGACTCCTCCAGCGTCAGCAGCTCCAGTTCCACCA CCTCATGCCGCGGCTGCGAGATCTCCCCCGCGTTGTTCGAGGCCCCGCGCGGCTACAGCGTGCTGGGTGGCCAGCGCGAGGCCACCACCCGCGACGACGACGACGACCTGCTACAGTTCGCCATCCAGCAGAGCCTGCTCGAGGCGGGCAGTGAGTACGACCAG GTCACCATCTGGGAGGCGCTCACCAACAGCAAACCGGGCACTCACCCCATGTCCTACGAGGGCCGTCGGCAGGACAG GAGCGCTCCGCCCACGCCGCAGCGCCAGCCCGTGCCTCGCGCAGCCCTGGCGTCCGTCCCCAGCCCTCGGCCCAGCCCGCGCCCAGGCCCGGGCGGCCACGTGTTCCGGAGCTACGACGAGCAGCTGCGGCTGGCCATGGAGCTGTCTGCGCAGGAGCAGGAGGAGCGGCGGCGGCGCGCgcgccaggaggaggaggagctggagcgCATCCTGCGGCTCTCCCTGACCGAGCAGTAG
- the CORO6 gene encoding coronin-6 isoform X1, producing MSRRVVRQSKFRHVFGQAAKADQAYEDIRVSKVTWDSSFCAVNPKFLAIIVEAGGGGAFIVLPLAKTGRVDKNYPLVTGHTAPVLDIDWCPHNDNVIASASDDTTIMVWQIPDYTPVRNITEPIITLEGHSKRVGILSWHPTARNVLLSAGGDNVIIVWNVGTGEVLLSLDDMHPDVIHSVCWNTNGSLLATTCKDKTLRIIDPRKGQVVAERFAAHEGMRPMRAVFTRQGHIFTTGFTRMSQRELGLWDPNNFEEPVALQEMDTSNGVLLPFYDPDSSIVYLCGKGDSSIRYFEITEEPPFVHYLNTFSSKEPQRGMGFMPKRGLDVSKCEIARFYKLHERKCEPIVMTVPRKSDLFQDDLYPDTPGPEPALEADEWLSGQDADPVLISLRDGYVPPKHRELRVTKRNILDVRPPSGPRRSQSASDAPLSQHTLETLLEEIKALREQVQAQEQRITSLENMLCELVDGTD from the exons ATGAGCCGGCGTGTGGTTCGGCAGAGCAAGTTCCGCCACGTGTTTGGACAGGCGGCAAAGGCTGACCAGGCCTACGAGGACATCCGtgtgtccaaggtcacatgggACAGCTCCTTCTGTGCCGTCAACCCCAAATTCCTGGCCATTATTGtggaggctgggggtggaggtgCCTTCATCGTCCTGCCTCTGGCCAAG ACAGGGCGAGTGGATAAGAACTACCCACTGGTCACTGGGCACACTGCCCCTGTGCTGGACATTGACTGGTGCCCGCACAATGACAACGTCATCGCCAGTGCCTCAGACGACACCACCATCATG GTGTGGCAGATTCCAGACTATACCCCTGTGCGCAACATCACAGAGCCCATCATCACACTGGAGGGCCACTCCAAACGTGTGGGCATCCTCTCCTGGCACCCCACTGCCCGGAATGTCCTGCTCAGTGCAG GTGGTGACAATGTGATCATCGTCTGGAACGTGGGCACTGGGGAGGTGCTCCTGAGTCTAGACGACATGCACCCGGACGTCATCCACAGCGTGTGCTGGAACACCAACGGGAGCCTGCTAGCCACCACCTGCAAGGACAAGACCCTGCGAATCATCGACCCGCGCAAGGGCCAGGTGGTGGCG gagagGTTTGCGGCCCACGAGGGGATGAGGCCCATGCGGGCCGTCTTCACGCGCCAGGGTCATATCTTCACCACGGGCTTCACCCGCATGAGCCAGCGAGAGCTGGGCCTGTGGGACCCG AACAACTTCGAGGAGCCAGTGGCGCTGCAGGAGATGGACACAAGCAACGGGGTCCTACTGCCTTTCTACGATCCCGACTCCAGCATCGTCTACCTGTGCGGAAAG GGCGACAGCAGCATTCGGTACTTTGAGATCACCGAGGAACCGCCCTTCGTGCACTACCTGAACACCTTCAGCAGCAAGGAGCCGCAGAGGGGCATGGGCTTCATGCCCAAGCGGGGACTCGATGTCAGCAAGTGCGAGATCGCACG GTTCTACAAGTTGCATGAAAGAAAGTGTGAACCCATCGTCATGACTGTGCCCCGCAAG TCAGACCTGTTCCAGGACGACCTTTACCCAGATACACCGGGCCCCGAGCCGGCCCTAGAAGCGGACGAATGGCTATCAGGTCAGGACGCCGACCCCGTGCTCATCTCGTTGAGGGACGGTTACGTGCCTCCCAAGCACCGCGAGCTCCGGGTCACCAAGCGCAACATCCTGGACGTGCGCCCGCCCTCCGGTCCTCGTCGCAGCCAGTCAGCCAGCGATGCCCCCTTATCG CAGCACACCCTGGAGACGCTGCTGGAGGAGATCAAGGCCCTGCGAGAGCAGGTGCAGGCCCAGGAGCAGCGCATCACATCTTTGGAGAATATGCTTTGCGAGCTGGTGGACGGCACGGACTAG
- the CORO6 gene encoding coronin-6 isoform X2, whose amino-acid sequence MSRRVVRQSKFRHVFGQAAKADQAYEDIRVSKVTWDSSFCAVNPKFLAIIVEAGGGGAFIVLPLAKTGRVDKNYPLVTGHTAPVLDIDWCPHNDNVIASASDDTTIMVWQIPDYTPVRNITEPIITLEGHSKRVGILSWHPTARNVLLSAGGDNVIIVWNVGTGEVLLSLDDMHPDVIHSVCWNTNGSLLATTCKDKTLRIIDPRKGQVVANNFEEPVALQEMDTSNGVLLPFYDPDSSIVYLCGKGDSSIRYFEITEEPPFVHYLNTFSSKEPQRGMGFMPKRGLDVSKCEIARFYKLHERKCEPIVMTVPRKSDLFQDDLYPDTPGPEPALEADEWLSGQDADPVLISLRDGYVPPKHRELRVTKRNILDVRPPSGPRRSQSASDAPLSQHTLETLLEEIKALREQVQAQEQRITSLENMLCELVDGTD is encoded by the exons ATGAGCCGGCGTGTGGTTCGGCAGAGCAAGTTCCGCCACGTGTTTGGACAGGCGGCAAAGGCTGACCAGGCCTACGAGGACATCCGtgtgtccaaggtcacatgggACAGCTCCTTCTGTGCCGTCAACCCCAAATTCCTGGCCATTATTGtggaggctgggggtggaggtgCCTTCATCGTCCTGCCTCTGGCCAAG ACAGGGCGAGTGGATAAGAACTACCCACTGGTCACTGGGCACACTGCCCCTGTGCTGGACATTGACTGGTGCCCGCACAATGACAACGTCATCGCCAGTGCCTCAGACGACACCACCATCATG GTGTGGCAGATTCCAGACTATACCCCTGTGCGCAACATCACAGAGCCCATCATCACACTGGAGGGCCACTCCAAACGTGTGGGCATCCTCTCCTGGCACCCCACTGCCCGGAATGTCCTGCTCAGTGCAG GTGGTGACAATGTGATCATCGTCTGGAACGTGGGCACTGGGGAGGTGCTCCTGAGTCTAGACGACATGCACCCGGACGTCATCCACAGCGTGTGCTGGAACACCAACGGGAGCCTGCTAGCCACCACCTGCAAGGACAAGACCCTGCGAATCATCGACCCGCGCAAGGGCCAGGTGGTGGCG AACAACTTCGAGGAGCCAGTGGCGCTGCAGGAGATGGACACAAGCAACGGGGTCCTACTGCCTTTCTACGATCCCGACTCCAGCATCGTCTACCTGTGCGGAAAG GGCGACAGCAGCATTCGGTACTTTGAGATCACCGAGGAACCGCCCTTCGTGCACTACCTGAACACCTTCAGCAGCAAGGAGCCGCAGAGGGGCATGGGCTTCATGCCCAAGCGGGGACTCGATGTCAGCAAGTGCGAGATCGCACG GTTCTACAAGTTGCATGAAAGAAAGTGTGAACCCATCGTCATGACTGTGCCCCGCAAG TCAGACCTGTTCCAGGACGACCTTTACCCAGATACACCGGGCCCCGAGCCGGCCCTAGAAGCGGACGAATGGCTATCAGGTCAGGACGCCGACCCCGTGCTCATCTCGTTGAGGGACGGTTACGTGCCTCCCAAGCACCGCGAGCTCCGGGTCACCAAGCGCAACATCCTGGACGTGCGCCCGCCCTCCGGTCCTCGTCGCAGCCAGTCAGCCAGCGATGCCCCCTTATCG CAGCACACCCTGGAGACGCTGCTGGAGGAGATCAAGGCCCTGCGAGAGCAGGTGCAGGCCCAGGAGCAGCGCATCACATCTTTGGAGAATATGCTTTGCGAGCTGGTGGACGGCACGGACTAG